The genomic stretch TGAGCGCCGTGGGGGTGCGAGCGAGGGTCCGGAACGTGCTCACCGCCGTGTACGAGCGCCGGCTGGCGCGTGGGCTGGTCGGGGCCGACACCCCCCGGCACGTCGGGGTGATCATCGACGGCAACCGCCGGTGGGCACGCGCGATCGGCCTGGAGGACGTCAGCGAGGGCCACCGCCGCGGCGCGGACAAGATCGCCGACCTGCTCCGCTGGTGCGACGAGGCCGGGGTGGAGGTGGTCACCCTCTTCCTGCTCTCCACCGACAACCTGCAACGGCCCGAGCCGGAGCTGACGCCGCTGCTGCGGATCATCGAGGGGGTCGCCTGCGACCTGGCCGGCCCGGACCGGCGCTGGCACCTGCGGGCGGTCGGCGCGCTCGAGCTGCTGCCCGCGGAGACCGTCGCGGTGCTGAAGCAGGCCGAGGAGGACACCCGCGACCGGCCGGGTGCCTCGGTGAACCTGGCGGTCGGCTACGGCGGCCGGCGGGAGATCGCCGACGCCGTCCGGTCGCTGCTGGCCGAGCACGCCACGCGCGGGACGACGCTGGACGAGCTGGTCGAGGTGCTCGACGTCGAGCACATCGCCGAGCACCTCTACACCCGCGGGCAGCCCGACCCCGACCTGGTCATCCGCACCAGCGGGGAGCAGCGGCTGTCCGGGTTCCTGCTGTGGCAGACCGCCCACTCGGAGTTCCACTTCACCGACGTCTACTGGCCGGAGTTCCGCCGCGTCGACCTGCTGCGGGCGCTGCGGGCGTACGCCGCCCGGCACCGCCGCTTCGGGAGCTGACGGATCCGGCTGAGAGACTGCCGGGCATGACCGCCGGAGCTCTCGACGTCCCCCTCGAGTACGTGCGGCTGGGGTTGCGCTTCGACCGGCTGGAGCCGGGCTTCGTCGACGCCTACACCGGCGACCCGCGGCTGCGGGCCCAGGTCGCCGACGAGCCGGCCCCCACCCCGGCCGGCCTGCGCGACCAGGCGCGGGCCCTGCTGGCCGAGCTGGACTCCGCGGCGCTGCCCACCGCGCGCGCCGAGTTCCTCCGCGGCCAGCTCACCGGGCTGGAGTGCTCCGCCCGGAAGCTGGGCGGGGAGCCCGTCGGCTACCTCGCCGAGGTGCGCGCCTACTTCCAGGTCGACGTCGCCCTGGGCGACCCGGCCGAGTACGCCGTCGCGCACGAGGCGCTGGGCGAGCTGCTGCCGGGCAGCGGCACCCTGGCCGAGCGGTACGCGGCCCACCGCCGCCGCGAGGAGTGCCCGCCGCAGCGGCTCGAGGCCGCCGTCCACGCGCTCTCCTCCGCGCTGCGCGACCGGGTGCGCGGCCAGTACGGCCTGCCGGAGGCCGAGACGGTCCGCTACGAGGTGGTCACCGACAAGCCGTGGTCGGGCTTCAACTACTACGAGGGCGGCTACCGGTCCCGGGTGGCGATCAACGCCGACCTGCCGCACCGGATGGCCCAGCTGCCGCACCTGGTGGCCCACGAGTCCTACCCCGGGCACCACACCGAGCACTGCCGCAAGGAGCGCGGCCTGGTCGAGCGCGACGAGCACCTGGAGCACACGGTGTTCCTGGTGAACACCCCCGAGTGCCTGATGGCCGAGGGGCTCGCCGACCTGGGGCTGGAGGCCGCGGTCGGCGACGGCTGGGGCGCCTGGTCCGCCGAGGTGCTCGGTGACCTGGGGCTGCGCTTCGACGGCGAGCTGGCCGAGCGGGTGGCGGCGGCCGCGGCACCGCTCAACCGGGTCCGGCAGGACGCCGCGATCCTGCTGCACGACCGGGGCGCCGAGGCCGACGAGGTGATCCGGTACCTGCAGCAGTGGGCGCTGGTCGGCCACGACCGGGCGGTGCAGCAGCTGCGCTTCCTCACCGACCCGCTCTGGCGGGCCTACATCACCACCTACGTCGAGGGCTACGACCTGCTGGCCGGGTGGCTGGCGGCGCGGCCGGCGGAGCAGCCGGTGGCCGACCGCTTCGTCCGGCTGCTGGACGAGCCCCTGACGCCGGCGGTGGTCACCACCGAGCTCGCGGCCGCCTGACCGTGCCGACGGGAGCGGCCGCGCAGGAGCGGCGGGTGCTGGGGTTGTGGACGGCGGGTTGGCTGTTCGTGCTGCTGGCGGCCGGGCTGCTGTGGCTGGGCGACCTGTCGCTGCAGTGGCCGGTGCTGCTGGTGCCGGTGGTCTGGGCCGTCGTCTCCGTCCGGCCCCGCCGGGAGGCCTGACCGGCGGGGGTTGTTTCCGGCAGGAGAACAGCCGATGGCGAACGCCCCACGAGTCACCCCTTCGCGTGTCATGCCGGCGCTTCCGTCGGTGGGAGGGCCTACCGTCCGAAGTGGACGGGGAGCCCGCCTCGCCGTCCTCGGGAGGCCCGGTTGGTGCGACAGCGATCGTCGACCAGAGGGGCCGAGTCCCGGCCCCTGCGCCGGGACCCGGTCACCCTCGAGCCGGGGCGCGCCTTGTCACCAGGGCGGCGCCCCACGGGAGTCGATCCGTGAGCACTCGCCGCCGCACGTACGTCCTCGACACCTCCGTCCTGCTCTCCGACCCCGGCGCGCTGCTGCGCTTCGCGGAGCACGAGGTGGTGCTCCCACTGGTCGTCATCGGGGAACTGGAGGACAAGCGCGACCACCCGGAACTGGGCTGGTTCGCCCGGCAGACGCTGCGCCGGCTGGACGACCTGCGCGTCCAGCACGGCCGGCTCGACGCCCCGGTGCCGGTGGGTGAGGACGGCGGCACCCTGCACGTCGAGCTCAACCACAGCGACCCCGCGGCGCTGCCGGCCGGTTTCCGCAACGACAGCAACGACTCCCGGATCATGGTGGTCGCGCTGAACCTGCGCGCCGAGGGCCGCGACGTCTGCCTGGTGACCAAGGACGTGCCGCTGCGGGTGAAGGCGGCCGCGGTGGGGCTGGCCACCGAGGAGTACCGCGGGCTGGGCATCGTCGACGCCGGGTGGACCGGCATGACCGAGCTGTCGCTGGACGTCGCGGAGATCGCCGAGCTGTACGACGCCGGGTCGGTGTTCCTGCGCGCGGCCGCCGAGCTGCCCACGCACACCGGACTGGTGCTGCTGTCCTCCCGGGGCTCGGCGCTGGGCCGGGTCACCCCGGACAAGCACGTGCGCCTCGTGCGCGGCGACCGCGAGGCATTCGGGCTGCACGGGCGCTCGGCCGAGCAGCGGATCGCGCTGGACCTGCTGCTGGACCCCGAGATCGGGATCGTGTCGATGGGTGGGCGGGCCGGCACCGGCAAGTCGGCGCTGGCGCTGTGCGCGGGCCTGGAGTCGGTGATGGAGCGGCGGGCGCACAAGAAGGTGGTCATCTTCCGCCCGCTGTACGCCGTCGGCGGGCAGGAGCTGGGCTACCTGCCCGGCAGCGAGGGCGAGAAGATGGCGCCCTGGGCGCAGGCGGTCTTCGACACGCTGGGCGCGCTGGTCTCCGGCGACGTCGTGGAGGAGATCCTGGCCCGCGGCCTGATCGAGGTGCTGCCGCTGACGCACATCCGCGGCCGGTCGCTGCACGACTCGTTCGTGATCGTCGACGAGGCGCAGTCGCTCGAGCGCGGCGTCCTGCTGACCGTGCTGTCCCGGCTGGGCACCAACTCGCGGGTCGTGCTCACCCACGACGTCGCCCAGCGGGACAACCTGCGGGTCGGCCGGCACGACGGCGTGACCGCGGTGATCGAGGCGCTCAAGGGGCACCCGCTGTTCGCGCACGTGACCCTGACCCGCTCGGAGCGCTCGCCGATCGCCGCCCTCGTCACCGAGATGCTGGAGGACCTGCCCATCTGACCGGAACGCCGCATCCCACGCCCTCCGGCCGCTCCTCCCGCGCACCAGCCCGGGGGAGCGGCCGGAGAGCGGGGGACGCCGCACCGGCACGGGGCCGGAGTGGTGTCAGGGAGCGGGGGCTGCTCGGGTGCGGGTGCGGGTGCGGGTGCGGGTGCGGGTGCGGATGCCGGCTCCGGCGCGGGCCGGCGGGCCGGGGTGGCCGCCCAGACCACCAGCCCGACGGCCACCCAGCCCGCGCCCAGGCACCACAGCACCCGGATGAGCACCTCGTCGGTGGTCAGGTCGCCCCGGAACCCCAGCACCAGGACGGGGATGGCCAGCACGAAGCCGGTCACCAGCACGTCCTTGCGCAGCGGCCCGATCACGCCTCCAGCTCCTCCAGCCGCTCGCACAGCAGCGAGGCCCAGCGGTGGGCGGTGGCCCGAGCGCCGTCGATCAGCGCCACCGGCACCTCGAGGTGGCCGAGGACGGCGGCCGGGTCAGCGGTCGAGTCGGTGTCCTGCACGACGACCGCGTCGACGCGGGGCAGCCCGTCCAGCCACGGCACCAGGTCCTCGGGCTTGCGGGTGGAGTCGAGCACGGCCCACACCGCCGTCGGCGACCAGACGGCCAGCATGTGCTCCAGCCACGGCCCACCGGCCGTGCGCAGCGGCGCGTCGACGGCGACGATCGTGACCGTGCCGGCCGAGGCGCTGGACCGGCGCCGTTCGAGGGCGGCCTCCAGCGAGCTGATCCGGCTGGCCTGCGGGGCGAGGTGCGCGAGCGCCCCGGAGCTCGCCCACTGCACGCTCTCGGGGTCCAGTCGCAGGGTGAGCGCCAGGGCGCGCGCCGTCGCGAAGGTCTCCGCGCCCGGCCCGACGACCAGCAGCACCTCACCCGGCTCCGAGGGGAACCGCGGTGCCGGCGGCAGGTGGTCGGTGAGCGTCCGGGTGAGCGCCGCGTACACCCCGCGCGCGGCGACGTCGGCGAGGAAGTCCGGGCCCAGCAGCGTGTGCGGCACGCCGAGGGTGAGCAGCCGGACGACGAACTCCTCGGAACGGCTGGCCGCGTAGGGCTCGAGCTCGGTCGACCGGACCGGCACGAGCCGGGTCACCGTCGCCAGCCGGCCCTCGGGCTCGGCCTCGGGCGCCGGGGCGGCCGGGGGCGCGGCGGTCAGCTCCATGCGCACCGGCCGGGTGACCAGCGGCAGCCGGCTGCCGGCGGGGCGGGCCGGGGCACCGGCGGGCGGCCGCCGCGGACCGGGGGAACCGCCGGCCGCGCCCGCAGCAGCGGCTGGCCGTCGAACCCGCCGGACCGCTGCGGGGGCAGCAGGGACAGCGGCGGGAGCACGGTGGTGGCGTCCAGCGGCAGCGGAGCGGGGTCGCTCGCGGTGCGGGCCAGCGCCGTGGAGACCACCGGGGCGGTCATGTAGAACTCCTCGACGGGCTGCGCCTCCCGGGCGACGGTGCGCCGCGGCTCCTCGACCACGCGGGGCGCCTCCTCCACCAGGACGGCGTCGACGACCCGCTGCGGGCCGGTCGCGGCCGGCGCCCAGTCGCCGTGCGCGTCGGTCCGGTAGGCGCCGGTGTCGTAGGCGCCGACCTCGTCGACGTCGTCGGCCTCGGCGGGGCCGTAGGCCCAGGGCTGCGGCACGTCGCGGACCGGGGGCACCGCGGGGCGCGCACCGGCCAGCCCGGGCAGCGCGAACTCGGTCGTGGCGGGGGCCTCGAGGTGGCCGGCGGCCTGCTCGGGGAAGCGGTGCCGCCCGCGGCCGGAGCCGTTGGCGGCCAGGACCTGCTCGAGCAGGTCGGCCAGCTCGTCGTCGGCGCTGCGCACCGAGTCGACCATGGAGTGGGGGGCGGCCCGGCGTCCGGCCTCGGCGGCGGCCTCGGCCTCCGCCGCCTCGCGGGCGGCCTCGGCCGCGGCACGCGCCGCCGCCTCGGCGGCCT from Modestobacter roseus encodes the following:
- a CDS encoding isoprenyl transferase, whose protein sequence is MRARVRNVLTAVYERRLARGLVGADTPRHVGVIIDGNRRWARAIGLEDVSEGHRRGADKIADLLRWCDEAGVEVVTLFLLSTDNLQRPEPELTPLLRIIEGVACDLAGPDRRWHLRAVGALELLPAETVAVLKQAEEDTRDRPGASVNLAVGYGGRREIADAVRSLLAEHATRGTTLDELVEVLDVEHIAEHLYTRGQPDPDLVIRTSGEQRLSGFLLWQTAHSEFHFTDVYWPEFRRVDLLRALRAYAARHRRFGS
- a CDS encoding DUF885 domain-containing protein, coding for MTAGALDVPLEYVRLGLRFDRLEPGFVDAYTGDPRLRAQVADEPAPTPAGLRDQARALLAELDSAALPTARAEFLRGQLTGLECSARKLGGEPVGYLAEVRAYFQVDVALGDPAEYAVAHEALGELLPGSGTLAERYAAHRRREECPPQRLEAAVHALSSALRDRVRGQYGLPEAETVRYEVVTDKPWSGFNYYEGGYRSRVAINADLPHRMAQLPHLVAHESYPGHHTEHCRKERGLVERDEHLEHTVFLVNTPECLMAEGLADLGLEAAVGDGWGAWSAEVLGDLGLRFDGELAERVAAAAAPLNRVRQDAAILLHDRGAEADEVIRYLQQWALVGHDRAVQQLRFLTDPLWRAYITTYVEGYDLLAGWLAARPAEQPVADRFVRLLDEPLTPAVVTTELAAA
- a CDS encoding PhoH family protein; amino-acid sequence: MSTRRRTYVLDTSVLLSDPGALLRFAEHEVVLPLVVIGELEDKRDHPELGWFARQTLRRLDDLRVQHGRLDAPVPVGEDGGTLHVELNHSDPAALPAGFRNDSNDSRIMVVALNLRAEGRDVCLVTKDVPLRVKAAAVGLATEEYRGLGIVDAGWTGMTELSLDVAEIAELYDAGSVFLRAAAELPTHTGLVLLSSRGSALGRVTPDKHVRLVRGDREAFGLHGRSAEQRIALDLLLDPEIGIVSMGGRAGTGKSALALCAGLESVMERRAHKKVVIFRPLYAVGGQELGYLPGSEGEKMAPWAQAVFDTLGALVSGDVVEEILARGLIEVLPLTHIRGRSLHDSFVIVDEAQSLERGVLLTVLSRLGTNSRVVLTHDVAQRDNLRVGRHDGVTAVIEALKGHPLFAHVTLTRSERSPIAALVTEMLEDLPI